TTACTCTTTGAATTTCGATTTGTCAATTAATAAAGCTTCAGTTCAAGAACCAATAGAATGGTTGATTCAAAATTCCAATTATTGAGATGTTTTATACTTGTTCAATACAGCCACAGGTAATAAATTTAACTTACAAGTAGATTTTAGAGAGTAATCTAACTATAAATGTCTTACAACTGTCTAGTTCAGACCCTTGGCATGTTTAATAGAATCCAGCAGTATCGTAATTTCAATACCATCATTCTTTAATACCAGATGAAATATGAGATTCTTGAGTCTCTTCTTTGTTTCCTAATTTTCTGTTAGTTTTAGTATACAACTAACTGATATTATGCATATTTTCGGAATCGGTGCATTCCACAGCATAGGAATGGGAAACTCAAACTTCAGTCAAAGCCTATGGCACCATCAAGAAAGTTACATCAACCATGTGCATTGGTTATTAGATGTGATCACCCTCAAAATGCGGATTTGCCTCGCTATTATTCCAAGAAAGAGAAGAAGCCCTTCCCTGTGCCCATAGTGGAGCTGAGGCGAGCTGCTAGGGAGAGGTTCAAGAAAAGCAGAGGCCAGCCTAAAAAACCAGTTCCACCTCCAAAGAATGGCTTAATTGTTAAAAGCCTAGTACCCCTTGCCTACGATGTGTTCAATGAAAGGATTACATTAATTAACAATCTTAAGAAACTCTTGAAGGTGGTGAAAGTTCATGCTTGCCGGTATGTTTTTGTACCTCTTTTTTGCTTATGTCCTTACGAACATCCTTATTCATAAAAGCATGGTGTTTTTAGTGAAAAATAACCTCTTTCGTTGTAATGTAAACAGTATACACCTATGAAATAAATTTTGCATTTGACATCATGATATTTCTTActacatatttttcattttattaccAATCCATCTAAGACCACTTTCTGCATTAAAGTTAATGAGTGCCATGTATGCCGCTTGGCCATCTTAGAGGTGCTATCAATGTTCTCGCTGAAATTATTTAGTATCCTAGTAATATCAATGTTCTCACTTTTCACGTTAATTACTGCACTTACTCACATTAGCTAGTCTTGCAAGTGATTGGCTGACTCTTTGTAAGATTATTTCAGCCTTCAATGTGTATGCTGAAGTGATCTCTTGATCTCACATGTTTGCAGTTATTGTAATGAAATTCATGTTGGTCCCATTGGGCATCCATTTAAGTCATGTCGGGGTCACCGTGCTTCCATCCGTAAGGGTCTTCATGAATGGACATATGCAACTGTTGAAGATGTATTCGTGCCAGTTGATTCCTACCACCTATATGATCGCCTTGGAAAGCGTATACGTCATGATGAGAGATTCTCAATTCCTCGGCTTCCTGCAGTTGTTGAGCTCTGCATCCAAGCTGGTGTCGAAGTTCCCGAATTTCCAACAAAGAGGAGAAGAAAGCCAATCATTCGGATTGGTAAAAGTGAATTTGTTGATGCTGATGAAAGTGAACTACCAGATCCTGTCCCAGAACCTCCCTTGAAACCCATATTGACTGAAATACTTGATACAGAGATAGTAGCTCCTCGTGATCAAGAGGAAAAAATCCAACTTGCTGAGGAAACACTTCAAGCATGGGAACAGATGAGGAGAGGTGCAAAGAAGCTAATGAGGATGTATCCTGTGAGGGTTTGTGGATACTGCCCAGAGGTGCATGTTGGTCCCTCAGGGCACAAAGCACAGAACTGTGGTGCCCACAAACACCAGCAACGAAATGGGCAACACGGTTGGCAATCAGCGGTGGTGGATGACTTGATACCTCCAAGATATGTTTGGCATGTGCCTGATGTAAACGGACCGCCATTGCAGCGTGAGCTCAGGTCTTTCTACGGGCAAGCCCCTGCTGTGGTGGAAATTTGTGTGCAGGCTGGTGCTGATGTGCCCGATCAATATAAACCAACCATGAGGTTAGATATTGGGATCCCTACTAGCCTTAGAGAAGCTGAAATGGTGGTCTGATCCTTGAATGAGTTTTGCGCATTATTTCGTATCTTCATTTATTGTAAATTTGTTCATCAGACGGTTGTAGAGCTTGCTTGCCTATACCATGCAGCAAAGCACTATTATTAagtcttttacttttattttacttGATAACCATACATGATTATATGATTGATTGGGTAGAGACAAGATTCAGACAAGCAACAATGTTTCCTTCTGCAAGTGAAAAGATGTGTGTGTTTCAACTAAAAGTTGTTTGTTAAATAACAACACCTCATTTCCATAACCAAAAGAATGTAACAATCAAAGGTTCAAAAGAGTTGAATATTTGCAGATTTCCCCCTTCTTTTTCGACATATTCCCCCTCGATCCGTTGCCTGGACCAAGTGATTGACCCGAAAACAGACAAATTGGAACCAATTTTGAATTGCCTTCTTCACCTTTTTTCCCTCTACCTTTCCGGCCATGAGAAATGAGAAGACATTGTTACAACTGAAAAAAATTACTTGTCGAGCAATGGATAATTCACGGTCGCCACAGACCTGTTTTCTgataaacaaagaaaatatgacaAGCTTCaaagtagaaaaaaaaaattgtagctTATAAACAAATAGCTTTCTAGTTTTCATCTTGTGTACTTGTAGGTGGTTCCATCAATCTCACAGTACGTGGAAGAAGAAACTCGGCAAATATAGGATAGTGTGAAGATGGGTAATAACCATCCATGTTATCATTGACCACTTGACATAAAACCGGTATCAGAGATCGTCCCCGGAAAAGAATCCAGTCTATGTGTAAATCCTGAGTTTGTCGGTCCCAACAGAGGCACAGTGCTCGAAATACCAACTTAAGGAATTCAAGAGCGCCCTGTTTGTCACCTGAAAGGACGAAATTGTTTAAGTCCCGAGAATCATCACACCTCACTACTAAAGCAGCAGTTGGAGTATAAAAGGGTACCTTTGAAGCCGTGATAAGTGCGTATGAGGGACACATTTTTCCTCACCCGAGCATTAGGCCACACGTCCCTCATGTCTCCCACCACACCATGCTCTCTGCAAAGAAATAATACAAAAACAGCCAGCAACATTGGAATTTGCTTCATCGCTGAGAGACACATAACAGGTTTTGCACCAAATAAAAATACCTTGATCTCCCGAGAAGAAAACGCCCTGTCGTTGATTCCTTCTGTGTGTTAAATCCTCCGCAGTACACAACAGGTAAGCTAGGTGGTAAGGATGCAATATGTTGCCATGTAAGTAAAGCACTTCGTCTACGAGCACGAGGACTGAACTCATCCATGCTAGTATTTACTACTTGGAATGAGAATCCCGGAGGTTCAACTCCCTTAAGTTGGAACGTGTGTGCATCACATTAAGGAAATAAATAAACACAATGGATTTCTATGAATGGTAACAACAAGCGGTAAGCTGAATATAAAAGGATATAGCCCAAGTTGCAATACACGGAACTACAGAACCCCATGATGTACTCCCAGGGACAGAAGGTGACTCGGACAACCAAAATGTTCCACCTTCAATCAGTTCTACCTTCAATCAACATTGAAACAAATGTTAGCAAACTGTATCCCGGAATAATTGATCACGGAAATCAACAAAACTACTAAGATACCTTCTCCTTATCATAGAATATTGTACAACATTCATCCGAAGTATCCTGAGGCCCTTTTCTCGATATTCCAAACTGATCATAACCTATGGAAGGTCAAAAACCAAACCCATCCATGTTCAGCATGAGTCATAAGATAATCACAGGAGACAGAAATTTAATTTGTAGAACTTTTACACACTTTATAGAAGCA
Above is a genomic segment from Gossypium arboreum isolate Shixiya-1 chromosome 8, ASM2569848v2, whole genome shotgun sequence containing:
- the LOC108469885 gene encoding APO protein 2, chloroplastic; the encoded protein is MSAAPSSMRCWVDFNSKNYLSHGKLVCLPPRMGSSMLSYHSRADFLKLNSLTSLSSFQHRNGKLKLQSKPMAPSRKLHQPCALVIRCDHPQNADLPRYYSKKEKKPFPVPIVELRRAARERFKKSRGQPKKPVPPPKNGLIVKSLVPLAYDVFNERITLINNLKKLLKVVKVHACRYCNEIHVGPIGHPFKSCRGHRASIRKGLHEWTYATVEDVFVPVDSYHLYDRLGKRIRHDERFSIPRLPAVVELCIQAGVEVPEFPTKRRRKPIIRIGKSEFVDADESELPDPVPEPPLKPILTEILDTEIVAPRDQEEKIQLAEETLQAWEQMRRGAKKLMRMYPVRVCGYCPEVHVGPSGHKAQNCGAHKHQQRNGQHGWQSAVVDDLIPPRYVWHVPDVNGPPLQRELRSFYGQAPAVVEICVQAGADVPDQYKPTMRLDIGIPTSLREAEMVV
- the LOC108469887 gene encoding uncharacterized protein LOC108469887, with product MSVSLTVMTFNLHEDESEDSPNSWEKRRDLCISVITSYSPIILCTQQGVKSQLDYLQQGLPGYDQFGISRKGPQDTSDECCTIFYDKEKVELIEGGTFWLSESPSVPGSTSWGSVVPCIATWDTFQLKGVEPPGFSFQVVNTSMDEFSPRARRRSALLTWQHIASLPPSLPVVYCGGFNTQKESTTGRFLLGRSREHGVVGDMRDVWPNARVRKNVSLIRTYHGFKGDKQGALEFLKLVFRALCLCWDRQTQDLHIDWILFRGRSLIPVLCQVVNDNMDGYYPSSHYPIFAEFLLPRTVRLMEPPTKNRSVATVNYPLLDK